A single region of the Lycium ferocissimum isolate CSIRO_LF1 unplaced genomic scaffold, AGI_CSIRO_Lferr_CH_V1 ctg1986, whole genome shotgun sequence genome encodes:
- the LOC132043007 gene encoding uncharacterized protein LOC132043007, whose amino-acid sequence MRWSCAVQEEHKGGHALAMRRTASAQAAYFTRMRRTASQNNLEEFDPEPERTFNRRRRDLNLLQNPQAVVELPVIMANNPPTKVREVAVPRVVDVTSSIVKPTIEGHFELKHPMIQLLHSSGQFTGMSHEDPQRHIHTFLQIVDTFATGRVTKEYVRLTLFPFSLLGNASSSHQRKTAHLRREIMSFRQKNGENLYQAWERFKGLLRDCPHHHQTNEVLAHTFIESLDAQHKSSLDTAAGGQALDLSYEELFTLLNRFTQSTPDWQDDVASSSVRKVPGVFKVDNFTTLSAQIDAMRTELKKLAASQAPPQVHAVQQAIAFCDVCGEGHNSDECPANPASIYFVGNAGKGQGNNNQYENSYNPNWRNHPNFRWSDNSGNQKQNYQSTPTPQAPTNSMEEMMKMMMGDMQKMMIDQQKLIADNQNRDLAVRNLERQMGQIAGAQNTRPPGRLPSDTDRKWLQRKLAEKIAIEISEKEKAVEAPVAKQPQAVVAKPPPPFPQHLARQKEEATYKKFLDLLKQVHVNVPLVDMLQGIPKYAKYIKDIVANKSRFTEYATVALTEECTSRIQNKLPTKLKDPGSFTIEISIGTQVVARALCDLGVSINLMPSSIFWKIVLGVPRPTTIVLQLADRSLARPKGIIEDVLVQVGSLIIPANFVILYFELDPKVPFILGRPFLATGRALIDVAAGQLTMRVHDKVEVFNVYQALKMPAIYEELSAITVLNDDTRRPLITSHDPLERA is encoded by the exons ATGCGTTGGTCATGCGCCGTACAAGAAGAACATAAAGGAGGTCATGCGCTGGCCATGCGACGCACAGCCAGCGCACAAGCGGC GTACTTTACTCGAATGCGAAGGACTGCGAGTCAAAACAATCTTGAGGAATTCGATCCTGAGCCTGAACGTACTTTCAATCGGCGCAGGAGAGATTTGAATTTATTGCAGAACCCGCAGGCTGTCGTAGAATTACCTGTGATCATGGCTAATAATCCACCAACGAAAGTGAGAGAGGTTGCAGTGCCTCGTGTGGTAGATGTAACTTCGAGCATTGTCAAACCCACCATCGAAGGGCACTTTGAGCTGAAGCATCCCATGATTCAGCTACTTCACTCTAGTGGGCAATTCACGGGAATGTCACACGAGGATCCCCAGCGTCACATCCATACCTTTTTGCAGATTGTTGATACTTTTGCTACTGGAAGGGTCACTAAAGAATATGTGCGGCTGACATTGTTCCCCTTTTCTCTATTGGGGAATGCAA GTTCTTCCCACCAAAGAAAGACAGCGCACCTCCGAAGGGAGATCATGTCATTCAGgcagaaaaatggagagaattTGTATCAAGCGTGGGAGAGGTTTAAGGGTCTTCTCAGAGATTGTCCTCACCACCATCAGACGAATGAAGTTCTGGCACACACATTTATTGAGAGTCTGGATGCCCAACATAAGTCATCACTAGACACTGCTGCAGGAGGGCAGGCTCTTGATCTAAGCTATGAAGAACTATTCACACTATTGAACAGGTTTACTCAGAGCACTCCAGACTGGCAGGATGACGTGGCTAGCAGTTCAGTTAGAAAGGTACCGGGTGTCTTTAAAGTGGATAATTTTACAACATTATCAGCACAGATTGATGCCATGCGCACCGAACTCAAGAAGTTAGCTGCGTCGCAAGCGCCACCACAGGTGCATGCAGTGCAGCAAGCCATAGCCTTTTGTGATGTCTGCGGAGAGGGTCACAACAGTGATGAATGCCCTGCAAATCCCGCATCCATATACTTTGTGGGTAATGCAGGCAAGGGGCAAGGAAACAACAATCAATACGAAAATTCCTACAACCCAAATTGGAGGAACCACCCGAATTTCAGGTGGAGTGACAACTCAGGTAATCAGAAGCAAAACTATCAGTCAACACCTACTCCTCAAGCTCCCACAAACAGTATGGaagagatgatgaaaatgatgatgggTGACATGCAGAAGATGATGATAGACCAGCAAAAGTTAATAGCAGATAATCAGAATCGTGATTTGGCTGTGCGGAATTTAGAGAGGCAGATGGGACAGATAGCTGGTGCACAAAATACTAGACCACCTGGAAGACTTCCAAGTGACACAGAT AGGAAGTGGCTTCAAAGAAAACTGGCAGAGAAGATTGCCATAGAAATAAGTGAAAAAGAGAAGGCAGTCGAGGCACCAGTGGCAAAGCAGCCACAGGCCGTGGTTGCAAAGCCACCGCCTCCATTCCCTCAACATCTAGCAAGACAGAAAGAAGAGGCTACTTACAAGaagtttcttgatttgcttAAGCAGGTACACGTGAACGTCCCCTTGGTCGATATGCTGCAGGGTATTCCAAAGTATGCTAAGTACATCAAAGATATTGTTGCAAACAAGAGCCGTTTCACAGAGTATGCCACGGTTGCACTTACTGAGGAGTGCACTTCTCGTATTCAGAACAAGTTGCCCACAAAATTGAAGGATCCCGGAAGTTTCACTATTGAGATTTCTATTGGGACACAGGTTGTTGCTCGAGCACTTTGTGACCTAGGTGTAAGTATAAATCTGATGCCTTCGTCTATCTTCTGGAAGATAGTTTTGGGAGTGCCCAGACCAACCACTATAGTTCTTCAGCTGGCAGACAGATCGTTAGCAAGACCCAAAGGCATTATTGAAGATGTATTGGTACAAGTAGGGTCGTTGATAATTCCTGCTAACTTCGTGATATTGTATTTCGAGCTAGACCCGAAAGTCCCATTTATTTTAGGGCGTCCGTTCTTGGCCACAGGGAGAGCACTTATTGATGTAGCTGCTGGGCAGCTTACCATGCGAGTACATGATAAAGTAGAGGTTTTCAATGTATACCAAGCTCTGAAGATGCCTGCAATCTATGAGGAGCTGTCCGCCATTACTGTTCTGAATGATGATACACGAAGGCCACTCATCACTTCTCATGATCCATTGGAGAGAGCCTAG